The Lewinellaceae bacterium genome has a segment encoding these proteins:
- a CDS encoding HTH domain-containing protein yields the protein MTKLIDQLRQLERLDQLIRLKATGSPKDLARKLDVSLRTVYNLLDGLKSFGAEICYCRERCSYYYENEIKFQFDIVLSMEDRKNMKGGNALLKLFHWMHDFCTVGKHFCWGNVVNRNLISLGNAENPLIE from the coding sequence ATGACAAAGTTAATCGATCAGCTTAGACAATTGGAAAGATTAGACCAACTCATTAGGTTGAAGGCTACAGGATCTCCAAAGGATTTAGCTAGAAAACTAGACGTTTCATTACGAACAGTCTATAACCTTTTAGATGGTTTGAAGTCCTTTGGAGCCGAAATATGTTATTGTAGAGAAAGATGCTCATATTACTACGAAAATGAAATTAAATTTCAATTTGATATAGTTTTGAGTATGGAGGATAGGAAGAATATGAAAGGAGGAAATGCTCTTTTAAAATTATTTCATTGGATGCATGATTTTTGCACGGTTGGTAAGCATTTTTGTTGGGGCAACGTTGTAAATCGAAATTTGATTTCGTTGGGGAATGCTGAAAACCCATTAATAGAGTAG
- a CDS encoding TlpA family protein disulfide reductase has translation MILLKQIVNLFSYSLIIFIGSTVFLTPLFSQQKIEVPVRKSVTTNYTYSRTFQISEPSNNNIVGIPGDLDTFLLWKCPMSIPLHYLNLVKNNEFSKDRFEELEYDPRFITEKRVNHEIEALTGFRKGKKVIIVDSNNNQDFSDEPVFEYDTVFQSLEERLMSYQLAPLLNIYYDLYYSDKIYSRSILAKVQPFIKFSSPKDKTYEDLAISLKVFQSYRGSFSIENERYNLYIDFFPDYDFASASIYISEYGNSVNSVGRGSIPYRFEQDIILNNNLSISIDSFDFGMNKVMISKKELNKKMDFEGGIEGFRAPEITGVDILSGNMFNLHSQKSKYFVLIFWGTWCGPCKADHPTLKNLYNSIKMEKVEFVGIALDNDVTKVSEYVKKNGMNWKQIYLPISEAFELDGVVANYNVIGYPTYFLIDKDGIVLTRGKLPEIQTQLSKLNLIEN, from the coding sequence ATGATTCTTTTAAAGCAGATTGTCAATTTGTTCTCTTATAGTTTGATAATTTTTATTGGTTCCACTGTATTTCTGACACCTCTTTTTTCTCAACAGAAAATTGAGGTTCCTGTCCGAAAATCGGTCACTACTAATTATACATACTCACGCACTTTCCAGATATCTGAGCCATCAAACAACAATATCGTTGGAATACCTGGAGATTTAGATACTTTTTTACTTTGGAAATGTCCTATGTCAATTCCTCTACATTATTTGAACCTAGTTAAAAATAATGAATTTTCTAAAGACAGATTTGAAGAATTAGAATATGATCCTAGATTCATTACAGAGAAGCGTGTTAATCATGAAATAGAGGCTTTGACGGGTTTTAGGAAAGGGAAAAAAGTAATAATTGTTGATTCAAATAATAATCAAGATTTTTCTGACGAACCTGTTTTTGAATATGATACTGTTTTCCAATCATTGGAAGAAAGGTTAATGTCTTACCAATTAGCTCCTTTATTGAACATTTATTACGATCTATATTATAGCGATAAAATTTATTCGAGATCGATTCTAGCCAAAGTTCAACCCTTTATTAAATTCTCCTCCCCAAAAGACAAGACCTATGAAGATCTTGCAATATCATTAAAAGTGTTTCAATCGTATAGAGGATCATTCTCAATTGAAAATGAAAGATATAACCTATATATAGATTTTTTCCCGGATTATGACTTTGCATCCGCTTCCATTTATATTAGTGAGTATGGAAATAGTGTGAATAGTGTTGGGCGAGGCTCCATACCATACAGGTTTGAGCAAGATATTATACTTAACAATAACTTATCAATTTCTATTGACTCATTTGATTTTGGAATGAATAAAGTAATGATTTCAAAAAAAGAACTCAATAAAAAAATGGACTTTGAAGGGGGGATTGAAGGTTTTAGGGCTCCAGAAATAACAGGTGTAGATATTCTATCTGGGAATATGTTTAATCTGCATTCGCAAAAGAGTAAGTATTTTGTCCTTATTTTTTGGGGAACTTGGTGTGGTCCATGTAAGGCTGATCATCCTACTTTAAAAAATCTTTACAATTCTATTAAAATGGAAAAGGTTGAGTTTGTAGGGATTGCTTTAGATAATGATGTGACAAAAGTTTCCGAATATGTAAAGAAAAATGGAATGAATTGGAAACAGATATACCTTCCTATTAGTGAAGCTTTTGAGTTAGACGGTGTTGTAGCAAACTATAATGTAATCGGTTATCCTACTTATTTTTTAATTGATAAAGATGGTATCGTTTTAACTCGTGGGAAGTTACCTGAAATCCAAACCCAATTATCAAAATTAAATTTAATTGAAAATTAA
- a CDS encoding HlyD family efflux transporter periplasmic adaptor subunit: MSNLKIKQNSDLIEVSKQDEIQEMLGNPPGWILHSGISVIFLGTLVFIVLSAIIKYPDKLEAQVIIRTENAPTEIVAPSIGILDSIFVKDGMMVKEKDVLALIKNSAKLEDVLIMENIVDSLRSSESFGELPNTFTYKDLILGNMQASFAKLSQTIKELKYLNDDVFIKEQISSITDEILQLQRLNTSLLKQEKIFEAETMLVQKDFERELKLFQENVISEQEKEKAEISYLVQKRNLEQIQTSRIQNDMKIEQLVSQKNNIRNNYKKEKHEKAMFIIQQCEALKGEIQRWKDAVLISAPIAGKIIFNPSIGNKMAVNSQELLFTILLPKNNNNKVFAYCQLPVTGSGKIQMGTSGQIFLDEWPHKEYGSIEAEVVKIAAIPQKTETGYNYNVRLALKNKFYKKTIDSLKTTYNISIPFNQNMSGNVNLITEDKSILKRIFQQIHDLIKNK; the protein is encoded by the coding sequence AAATCCTCCTGGATGGATTTTACACTCTGGAATATCAGTCATATTCCTTGGTACTTTAGTATTTATCGTTTTAAGTGCTATAATAAAATATCCTGATAAGTTAGAAGCGCAAGTGATTATACGTACAGAAAATGCACCAACCGAGATAGTTGCTCCTAGTATTGGAATACTTGATTCAATTTTTGTCAAGGATGGTATGATGGTTAAGGAGAAAGATGTGCTTGCTTTAATTAAAAATTCGGCCAAATTAGAAGATGTATTAATTATGGAAAATATTGTTGACTCTTTACGTTCTTCTGAGTCATTTGGAGAATTGCCTAATACTTTCACTTATAAAGATTTGATTTTAGGTAATATGCAAGCCTCTTTTGCCAAACTTTCACAAACGATAAAGGAACTTAAATACCTGAATGATGATGTATTTATTAAGGAACAAATAAGTTCAATAACTGATGAAATTCTTCAATTGCAGAGGCTGAATACCTCATTGCTAAAACAAGAAAAAATTTTTGAAGCTGAAACCATGTTGGTCCAAAAGGATTTTGAACGAGAACTTAAACTATTTCAGGAGAATGTGATTAGTGAACAGGAAAAAGAAAAAGCAGAGATATCCTATTTGGTTCAAAAAAGAAATCTTGAACAAATACAAACATCTCGAATCCAAAATGACATGAAAATAGAACAATTAGTTTCGCAAAAAAACAACATAAGAAACAATTATAAAAAAGAAAAACATGAGAAAGCCATGTTTATAATTCAACAATGTGAAGCCCTGAAAGGTGAAATCCAAAGGTGGAAAGATGCAGTTTTAATTTCTGCGCCCATCGCGGGGAAAATTATTTTTAATCCATCAATAGGGAATAAAATGGCTGTTAATTCTCAAGAACTTCTTTTTACTATTTTATTACCAAAAAATAATAATAATAAAGTATTTGCATATTGTCAATTACCAGTAACTGGTTCAGGGAAAATTCAAATGGGAACCTCAGGACAAATTTTTCTTGATGAATGGCCCCATAAAGAATATGGTTCAATTGAAGCTGAAGTGGTGAAAATTGCAGCAATACCTCAAAAAACAGAAACAGGCTATAATTACAATGTAAGATTGGCTTTAAAAAACAAATTTTACAAAAAAACAATAGATTCCTTAAAAACCACCTATAATATTTCAATACCTTTCAATCAAAACATGAGTGGCAATGTTAACCTAATCACAGAAGATAAAAGCATATTAAAACGAATTTTTCAGCAAATACATGATTTAATTAAGAATAAATAG